The window CTGCGGGGCGGCTCGCCTGGTCCTCGATGTCGTCCTGCACGCCCTTGAGGCCCCGCTTGAACTCGACCAGGGACTGGCCGATGCTCCTCCCCACCTCCGGGAGCCTCCGGCCGAAGAGCAGCAGCGCGATCCCGAAGATCACCAGCCATTCCATCCCTTGCGGCATCCCAAGGGCGAGCACGTTCAGCGTCATGGGTCATCTCGCAGGCGGTCGGCGGCCATCGAGCGCATCGTGCGGCGGGAAGGACGCCGGGAACACTCAATACTAGGAGGCCCGGGGTCTCGACACGGGCATGCCGTGGAGCCGCGGCTACGCCCGCATCAGCCCGTGGATCCCCGTGGCAACGCTCGCGGCGGCCAGCTCGTTGCCCGCCGGGCTCAGGGTGACGCCATCCTCGGCAAAGCAGTCGGCTTCGGCCCTGGCGAGGTCGTGGTGGAGCGAGGCCGAGGCGACGTTGAGCTGGGCGAGGAGGGTGGTGGCGACGTGATTGAACTGAACGATGGTCCGGTTGGCCTGGGAGGCGGCGCTGCCAAAACGGCGATCGTCGACCGGGGGCGTGGGAACGAACAGCGTCTGGCGGCCGCAGTGGCGACGGACCAGTTCGGCGATGCGAAGGACGGTCGATTCGTACAAGGAGAAGGACGGCCATGGGGGGCCGTCATCGTCGTCTTTGGACCGAGCCAGGTCCTCGGCCGCGATCGGCGGGCAGGCGAAGACGCCCAGATCGGGGTCGAACTGGACCAGCCATTCGGGGATGGTGTCGGCCATGGCTGCCGCGCTACCGCAGGACTGCGCGGGCCCCACGAGGGTCAGGCGGTCCTCCAGCAGGATCTCGGTGAGGCAGGGCTGGTACGCAAGCCGGTGCGAGTCGCCCAGGATCAACACGGTGCGGAGGGGCATCAGCGGACGCCCCAGACGCGTTCCGCTGCCTCGACGACGTTGAGCAGGAGCATCGCGACGGTCATCGGCCCGACCCCACCCGGCACGGGGCTGACCCACCCGGCGACCTGCTTTACTTCCTCAAAGGCGACGTCACCGACGGTGCGCATCTTGCCGTCAGGGCCTGGGACGCGGCTGACGCCGACGTCGACGACGATGGCCCTGGGCTTGACCATACCGGCGGTGATCAGACCGGGGACGCCCGCGGCGGCCACAAGGATGTCTGCCGCGTTGGCAAGCTCCTTGATCCGGGGGGACCACTTGTTGCAGGAGACGACCGTGGCCTCCCGGCGCATGAGCATGACGGCGATGGGCTTGCCGACGACATCACCGGCGCCGATGCACACGGCGACCTTACCACGGAGCGCCCCCCCCACCCCCTCTCCTGCACTCGTTGCCCCAATGGCTCCGGACGAGGCTCCGGCCTCCGGCTGAGCGGTGGCCGCATCGATCATTCGAACGGTGGCAAGGGCGGTGCAGGGAGCGAGCGAGGAGCGGCCGTAGACGATGTTGCCGATATTGGCCGGGTTGACGCCTTCGACGTCCTTCTCAGGGGCGATCAGCCGCTGGATCGAGTAGGGATCGATGCCATCGGGGAGGGGGACGTGGACCATGATCGCGGTCGCCTCGTCCTGGGTGTTGAGCAGCAGGACGCGGCCGGCGATGTCGTCGAAGCCGGCGCCGTCGGGCAGGGCGTGGAGCTTGTATTCGATACCCAGTTCAGCGCAGGTGCGTCCCTGGTTGCTGGCGTAGACGTGCGACGCGCTGTCGACTGAACCGACGAGGACGGCGTCGAGGCGGACACGACCGCCGCGGGCCCGGACCTGGTCGACACGCGCGGCGATCTGCCTGCGGTAGGACTCGGCCAGGGCCTTGCCGTCGATGATGCGTGCGGTCATACGGACATGATAACGGCGGCGGCAGAACGGGGCTGGCGGGCGATTCACGATGCTCGATACGATGCCGCCGTGAGCACACCCAGCGCCAAGCAACGCGTGCAGGAACTGCGGGATCTTCTCGACCGGGCCAACCGGGCGTATTTCGTCGATGCGTCTCCGCTGATGTCGGACGCCGAGTTCGACCGGCTTCTGGCGGAGCTTGCGGGACTGGAGCGGCAGCACCCGACACTGGATGATCCGGACTCGCCCACGCACCGCGTGGGCGGCGAGCCGATCGACGGATTCAAGGCGGTGGCGCACACGGTGCCGATGCTGTCGATCGATAATACCTACGAGCTCGGTCATGCGGAGAACCGCGGTTTGCTGGATTGGCACGACCGCATCGTGCGGGACCTGCGCGGCGGCGGCCTGTTCAGCGATGAGTCGCCGGTATTCGTTGCCGATGCGAAGATCGATGGGATCGCGATGTCCCTGAGGTATGAGCGAGGCCGGCTCGTGAGGGCGGTGACGCGGGGTGACGGAGTGAAGGGGGATGATGTGATCGCGAACGTGCGCACCATCCGCGCCGTGCCGCTGGTATTGAAGGGAAAGAAGATCCCCGACGTGCTGGAGCTTCGGGGCGAGGTGTACTTTCCGCTCAAGGAGTTCCAGCGGGTCAACGCCGAACGGGAGAACGAAGGAGAGGACCCGTTCCTGAATCCGAGGAACGCGGCGGCGGGAACGCTGAAACAACTCGACCCGCGAGTGACGGCGTCGCGGCGGCTCGGCTTTGTCGCGCACGGCCGGGGCCAGATCAGCGAAGCGAACTTCGCCGCGACACACAGCGAGATGCTTGACCGTCTGAAGGAGCTTGGGGTGGCGGTCAACCCACCGCTCGCCGTGACAGGGGATATCGCGGAGATCGCCGAGGCGATCA of the Phycisphaeraceae bacterium genome contains:
- a CDS encoding twin-arginine translocase TatA/TatE family subunit codes for the protein MTLNVLALGMPQGMEWLVIFGIALLLFGRRLPEVGRSIGQSLVEFKRGLKGVQDDIEDQASRPAARTHPSLPNQSGNSPSESGVEAPEKARVSRSDNVD
- a CDS encoding bifunctional 5,10-methylenetetrahydrofolate dehydrogenase/5,10-methenyltetrahydrofolate cyclohydrolase; the encoded protein is MTARIIDGKALAESYRRQIAARVDQVRARGGRVRLDAVLVGSVDSASHVYASNQGRTCAELGIEYKLHALPDGAGFDDIAGRVLLLNTQDEATAIMVHVPLPDGIDPYSIQRLIAPEKDVEGVNPANIGNIVYGRSSLAPCTALATVRMIDAATAQPEAGASSGAIGATSAGEGVGGALRGKVAVCIGAGDVVGKPIAVMLMRREATVVSCNKWSPRIKELANAADILVAAAGVPGLITAGMVKPRAIVVDVGVSRVPGPDGKMRTVGDVAFEEVKQVAGWVSPVPGGVGPMTVAMLLLNVVEAAERVWGVR